Proteins from a genomic interval of Rosa chinensis cultivar Old Blush chromosome 2, RchiOBHm-V2, whole genome shotgun sequence:
- the LOC121051954 gene encoding uncharacterized protein LOC121051954: MAKISTLTGMFLVLGLAMSVRTWAAEDENSSGGRPLTEEEIGAWVNVLRGAEIALEADKYQTASAMVAGVAARLDATDLPDDVKEAKLQEMMKAIEQAVEEDNKAKAVALINAIGAEFEHQHGNARGRGILQRQLHQTENLHSIQPVLASRLKDAFTAIERQEIAKAQRILRDFYHLIKDNKELCKDKKTLTFLHAIHQTEQYIKQDARSKAEQTLQGAAFALGVGVQNQLQEGH, translated from the exons ATGGCCAAGATTTCAACTCTAACTGGGATGTTTCTGGTGCTAGGGCTGGCAATGTCGGTCAGGACTTGGGCTGCCGA GGACGAGAATTCCAGTGGTGGCAGGCCACTAACTGAGGAGGAGATAGGGGCATGGGTAAATGTTCTGCGGGGAGCCGAGATTGCTCTTGAAGCTGATAAATATCAGACAGCTAGTGCCATGGTTGCAGGAGTTGCTGCCAGGTTAGATGCTACAGATTTGCCTGACGATGTGAAAGAAGCCAAGCTTCAAGAAATGATGAAAGCAATTGAGCAGGCAGTCGAAGAAGATAATAAAGCCAAAGCTGTAGCTCTCATCAACGCAATTGGAGCGGAGTTCGAACACCAACACGGAAATGCGCGAGGAAGAGGAATTCTGCAGAGGCAGTTACACCAAACTGAAAATTTGCACAGCATCCAGCCGGTTCTAGCCAGCCGTTTGAAAGATGCCTTCACAGCTATTGAAAGACAGGAAATAGCCAAAGCTCAACGGATTCTCCGCGATTTTTACCATCTTATTAAGGATAATAAGGAATTATGTAAGGACAAAAAAACACTAACATTTCTTCATGCCATCCACCAAACTGAGCAGTATATTAAACAAGATGCGAGATCAAAAGCTGAACAGACTCTCCAAGGAGCTGCCTTCGCTCTTGGAGTTGGAGTTCAGAATCAGCTACAAGAAGGTCATTAA